tattgttaatcaatcagaaatcatctttgatataatttttaagacagTGACTATGGTAGCATATCTCCGGGGTTCAAGATATAGCCCTGCAAGGTTTCTTTGGTTATGAAATTCAAAGTTGATCCAATAATTTTCTGTCACTCTTGTATTGGTGTTCGTGAACTGGGTTCTAGTCACAAATCTtcaaaagacattttttattcGTTATGGTTGGTGATTTCTTATAGTATATATCTGTACACAGacaatgattattatttatcaGCTTATATAATATGTAACTCGAACAGTTTGTTTCGCTTTCTATGAATTATTTGCCAATTCTAGGACAAATATTCTGTGAACTGTCAACCGTGCTTCCTCTATTAAGCAATCATATCAGCCTCTTTAGTCTTtatgcatgttcttttatggtGACTATTAAATTTCAGTTTCTTTGATGCCAAATGTTTGTTCCAGGTACACATTTCTTTGGCAGGAGACAAGCACATGAGAGTTACATGGATAACCGATGATAAACATTCACCTTCATATGTAGAATACGGAACATTGCCTGGGAGATATGACTCAATAGCTGAAGGAGAGTGCACCTCTTATAACTATCTGTTATACAGCTCAGGAAAGATACACCATGCTGTAATTGGCCCTTTGGAAGACAATACCGTGTACTTCTACCGATGTGGTGGAAAAGGTCCCGAGTTCGAGCTCAAAACTCCTCCAGCTCAATTTCCAATTACTTTTGCTGTGGCTGGGGATCTGGGTCAAACTGGTTGGACTAAATCAACACTGGCACATATAGACCAATGTAAATATGATGTCTACCTGCTACCAGGAGACCTTTCATATGCTGATTGTATGCAGCATCTGTGGGACAATTTTGGGAAACTTGTGGAGCCGCTTGCAAGTACAAGGCCGTGGATGGTGACAGAGGGAAACCATGAAGAGGAGAACATACTATTGTTGACGGATGAGTTTGTGTCCTATAATTCCAGATGGAAAATGCCATATGAGGAAAGTGGATCAACTTCAAATCTCTATTATTCATTTGAAGTTGCAGGTGTTCACGTTATCATGCTTGGCTCCTATGCAGATTATGATGTGTACTCTGAACAATACAGATGGCTAAAGGTTAGTTGATTTCACCTATTGATCAAGAGTTACTATAAATTGGATAAGTGTAATGCAATCCATGACCATGGAAAACTACACAATCAtgcttgttattattatttttattcgtcTTTTTTACACTACtctatcattttaaaaagaaaagtactTTGGAGTTTggaccactttttttttcactctttaatttttactCATCCCTCATCTACAGGAAGATCTGTCAAAGGTGGATAGGAAAAGGACACCTTGGCTGCTTGTGTTATTTCATGTGCCATGGTATAATAGTAACAAGGCTCATCAAGGTGCAGGGGATGATATGATGGCTGCTATGGAGCCATTGCTTTATGCTGCTAGTGTTGATTTAGTTATCGCTGGTCATGTTCATGCTTATGAACGTTCAGTATGTCTTTATGGTTTACCATTTTATTTTCTCTGTAAGCACCATTTAGTGGAAACTGGGTTTTAATACTCTATCTCATTGTCAGAAACGTGTGTATAATGGAAGATTGGATCCCTGTGGTGCTGTCCATATAACTATTGGTGATGGAGGAAACAGAGAAGGCTTAGCTCATAAGTAAGTTTCACAGCCAGAAACATCCCACATAAATCTGTTTTCTGAATCCTTTGTTATGTGAAAAAAAGCTATATTGAGGTTTATCATCATGTATGCGGCCTGAAATTTGTTTTTCCGTCATTGTTGCTGCATGTATCCTTACATAATTGTTTGTTGACAGGTATATAAACCCACAGCCAAAGTGGTCAGAATTCCGTGAAGCCAGTTTTGGT
The genomic region above belongs to Glycine max cultivar Williams 82 chromosome 14, Glycine_max_v4.0, whole genome shotgun sequence and contains:
- the LOC100787977 gene encoding purple acid phosphatase 18-like isoform X1; protein product: MIERKIEAEVHCCLSQAHSSYPQQVHISLAGDKHMRVTWITDDKHSPSYVEYGTLPGRYDSIAEGECTSYNYLLYSSGKIHHAVIGPLEDNTVYFYRCGGKGPEFELKTPPAQFPITFAVAGDLGQTGWTKSTLAHIDQCKYDVYLLPGDLSYADCMQHLWDNFGKLVEPLASTRPWMVTEGNHEEENILLLTDEFVSYNSRWKMPYEESGSTSNLYYSFEVAGVHVIMLGSYADYDVYSEQYRWLKEDLSKVDRKRTPWLLVLFHVPWYNSNKAHQGAGDDMMAAMEPLLYAASVDLVIAGHVHAYERSKRVYNGRLDPCGAVHITIGDGGNREGLAHKYINPQPKWSEFREASFGHGELKIVNSTHTFWSWHRNDDDEPVKADDIWITSLASSGCVDQKTHELRSTLLTP
- the LOC100787977 gene encoding purple acid phosphatase 18-like isoform X2 yields the protein MIERKIEAEVHCCLSQVHISLAGDKHMRVTWITDDKHSPSYVEYGTLPGRYDSIAEGECTSYNYLLYSSGKIHHAVIGPLEDNTVYFYRCGGKGPEFELKTPPAQFPITFAVAGDLGQTGWTKSTLAHIDQCKYDVYLLPGDLSYADCMQHLWDNFGKLVEPLASTRPWMVTEGNHEEENILLLTDEFVSYNSRWKMPYEESGSTSNLYYSFEVAGVHVIMLGSYADYDVYSEQYRWLKEDLSKVDRKRTPWLLVLFHVPWYNSNKAHQGAGDDMMAAMEPLLYAASVDLVIAGHVHAYERSKRVYNGRLDPCGAVHITIGDGGNREGLAHKYINPQPKWSEFREASFGHGELKIVNSTHTFWSWHRNDDDEPVKADDIWITSLASSGCVDQKTHELRSTLLTP
- the LOC100787977 gene encoding purple acid phosphatase 18-like, giving the protein MIERKIEAEVHCCLSQVVTVAVIMELKQQLLLLILTLLFATATPQYVRPLPRKTLTIPWDSISKAHSSYPQQVHISLAGDKHMRVTWITDDKHSPSYVEYGTLPGRYDSIAEGECTSYNYLLYSSGKIHHAVIGPLEDNTVYFYRCGGKGPEFELKTPPAQFPITFAVAGDLGQTGWTKSTLAHIDQCKYDVYLLPGDLSYADCMQHLWDNFGKLVEPLASTRPWMVTEGNHEEENILLLTDEFVSYNSRWKMPYEESGSTSNLYYSFEVAGVHVIMLGSYADYDVYSEQYRWLKEDLSKVDRKRTPWLLVLFHVPWYNSNKAHQGAGDDMMAAMEPLLYAASVDLVIAGHVHAYERSKRVYNGRLDPCGAVHITIGDGGNREGLAHKYINPQPKWSEFREASFGHGELKIVNSTHTFWSWHRNDDDEPVKADDIWITSLASSGCVDQKTHELRSTLLTP